A single genomic interval of Rhinatrema bivittatum chromosome 12, aRhiBiv1.1, whole genome shotgun sequence harbors:
- the CCDC43 gene encoding coiled-coil domain-containing protein 43 isoform X2, producing the protein MAAPCEEPVAFAGWLDGRLDALGIDRDVYTAYIQGVLREEESDDEKLDALQGTLAAFLEEDSLEAVCKEIVAKWREAEKTAGIKGKPEDEIQAIASMIEKQARIVVKAKEISEEEKQRKAAVLAQYANVTDDEDAEDEEAGATAAASAFSSDNFKNIWVLSLIQHLEAEVVFIFYFFG; encoded by the exons ATGGCGGCGCCCTGCGAAGAGCCGGTGGCCTTTGCGGGATGGCTGGATGGACGGTTGGATGCGCTGGGCATTGATCGGGACGTGTATACCGCCTATATCCAAGGTGTGCTGCGGGAGGAGGAGAGCGACGACGAGAAGCTGGATGCGCTTCAGGGCACCCTGGCTGCTTTCCTG GAAGAAGATTCCTTGGAAGCTGTTTGCAAGGAGATAGTGGCTAAGTGGCGTGAAGCTGAGAAAACAGCTGGAATCAAAGGGAAACCAGAAG ATGAAATTCAGGCAATTGCTAGCATGATCGAGAAACAGGCCCGGATTGTAGTGAAGGCAAAAGAAATTTCagaagaagagaagcagaggaAAGCTGCTGTCCTGGCACAATATGCCAACGTGACAGATGATGAAGA TGCAGAGGATGAAGAGGCAGGAGCCACTGCTGCAGCTTCAGCCTTCAGCTCTGATAACT tcaagAACATATGGGTTCTATCCCTCATCCAGCATCTGGAGGCAGaggtggtttttattttttatttttttggatga